The Limanda limanda chromosome 13, fLimLim1.1, whole genome shotgun sequence region TTCCCGTGGTGggatttctttcacatttatatttagtcaGAAGATGATATTGACacaaaatgcactttatttttaataatgatgTTACATGAAGCGTCCACAATTGCTTGTATCACAacaccacattgtttgtgaaaatacaacaaaatataaatagttttattattattatttatcactattataattTGCCAGTGTTGCCATAGTTACACATGGAACTTTATTTACTCGTTCGACTGACACAGCACCAATAAAGCGCACAGCCATCTGACAGAAGAGAAGTAATACACAACACGTTGTTCAACAATGAAGACGTTAAGTTCGTTTTTCAGACTTGCCTCATTacacatgtgttttaaaaatcacgtctgctgactttaaccagcagcgacaggaggacacgtgaagcttcacccGTCCATTAGAAGCAtgttcaccaactttactcataaaaacaccgctggagcttccgccttgttgtgaggcgatgtttacatctgacacttgttctgtgtgtgcgagttgtaatgatcaccagcgtcaaacacaagcactttgcgtggagctggtcacgcgtgtgtgttcttcagaactccctgtgtctcctatgaagaggagcatcagattgtgaagcctggtattaagtatttatgcgttttgtctgtgttgggactatcaccagatgatctgggcgttaccttaaagcacatctgttgttatacagctgacaaagcaaggAACGAAACATTTATCTATTGCGCGATGGAAACATCAGCGGCTCCGTGGCGTAGTGAGATCGTCATCAGGCCAGAAGTTAATAGTGCTTCGGCTCGCTGTTTCGAGTCCCGGTCAGGATTTTTGTactattttccttttttttaaccatttaatttatattgaagtcTCAACGTGAttctgacacggacacatgaactccggaagggtttttgtaggatttttatttcagcgagaccttcagtagatcactgaacttcacacacatgcgctttgtgaaaatgacgaatctgcgaccagctctGCAACCCACCAttaacatctggaaaaaggttAACATATCGCCAGAAGCCATGAtcgccagttaaactggaacaccggCTGCACGGGGCAGGTCGAGGGACTAACTGAGGATaagctacgtgctaagctaggtAGCTCCGCGGCGGctaagctaactacagctaacggagcTTCTAAGCTgcggagccgagcttctaagtcgcTGAGCCTctcctccatcgctaccaacacactgcatttattacatgtagcactactgttaatggaggcggaggagtcagtaaacatgagacactcggagcaagagagagagagagaagccatcgctgctgtatcagcctgttagactacgaggctgagctcacacagaacacagagtcactgagcaccagagaggaggggctgggatgtgtggctgtttaactacagaccggtgattgtagccggagtgatgcagagaaacagctgttagcagaggagctagttcagaGAGCGACCAGCGGCAgcgaaaaacaggaaatgacgcagcacgcttaccgtcaTGACGTAATCATAACGTTTACTCTTACCAGTAGAAGCTTATCAAATGAATATGAGTAGAATTGAGTTCAGCCTGTTGGTCCGGCCCTCCACAacatgaacccccccccctgctcccgggactgacctgctctgtgcagccggacttcgggctgcatcacggcatcgagcagcctcctctggcggcagatctccagctcggtccgctccactcgctcctcggactCTAACAAGGTTTCCTCAAGCCCCGCGAGGATCTGCTCTTCCGCCgccgcgagccgctcggtgagcatcgctctcagctccgggactcgagcctttcctcctccttcctccacctgcagcaggaagtcttcagcggcagcgcggatccgctcatgtaccaacacccgcagcagctgcatggcggccatgttgctcctctctcAGGGGACAaagaccatagatatatatataaagactagatgtctcgttcgacggagccggacggccgcacatggcggccatcttgctacggggcatctcGTTCAACCATAACATTGTTCAAAACTACTTGCTCAAAAAaatcaattttcaaccgatttttaaacgatctggtttgttataaacgtcagagatgcagttatgacactgcataaattattcattttttttataaaataacaattattcacagtagaaatactctgttacaTGTAGGCTACTTGTTAAACAAGTACTAAAGTGTAAGCAactaaaaagcaaataaacttAAACAATTGTGGAAGAATAACTCGGAtcattcactgaggtaaaagtacATAGACAGTAAAGTAATAGTCCATTACAAGTAAAGGTATAAAGAGagtcttaaatttgattcggccaggtcttaaaaatgtatggattctcaaactgtgtcgcGCGACCGGGAGctggaaatgtgaggcggaacaTAAGTTTTGAGGTCGGCATCTCTTTATCGGTGGAACcgtaaacacatttttctttcgccgtagccaggggtcgcaATACAGGCTGTAGtcgcaacccgcggctctggagcGGCTAcctgtcctccacctccttcttcacggagtggtccggagcCGCGATACTGACCTCGGGGAGGTTAAGGTTACACTTGTTCTCCAGTAAATGTGTTTTGGGGAAAGGTCCGCGCTGCAAAATGTCCCCCCACCCAACAATTCGTAAGGAAATAAATCAGCATGGAACCAATAATCACTAACTTTGCAGCCCCCGGTGAGGACTTATCGGCGAACACCCAGTGCCTAGAGGCATTACAGGTGGGCTCGCGACCGGGagggggaaatgtgaggcggaactaatgttttgacgtccgcatctctttaacggtggaACAGTAAATAAAACGTTCTTtcggcaacccgcggctctgcagcggctcgctgtacagtgttgtgcgggcgaatgcgtgcgtgtgtgcgcgcgcgtgtgcccccagacaacacacacacaggccccggggctccgcccccactcattcgctccgagagacacacagtgagatcagagcttgttAACGTGCAGCCGCCagtcagtgacaaacaagagacagtgttcaaacaccaagttgaaaagaaagtaggatgaagcctgtcttgctcttggcttcacagtgaatgaaggaggacatgaggagagaccagtgtggattttaggtctgaaaactctggcagctgacagtatgagacacAACAatttaagaagacacttagaaacattacaccctagtcacatgcatgtgttctttttggttgagcttcatcatcgttgtaacaaagtgattagaatttaatattttttttttctatttttgaaaaagtacagactgatggaggaatgtagtgataaatgtcaccaaaagtacttcaattaagttgaatttaaccAAAGTTATTGCACTATTCTTTGAAAAAAGAATCAGAAATTCCTTAAAGTAAGGTGAATTtaatgtttatgtgtattttatgtaaatacacatgttaaacttggcccattttgtcatAATTTTGTTGGGGCATGGGGGGCATCATTTTGTTAGGGCAGGGTAGCGAGTGGGTCATGAAAAATATTCTAGCtccaaagtggggcatgacagaaaaagtttgagaaccactggccTATAGAGACTTAACAGGTGCGCATCAATCAAGCGAAAAGAGGGAAATTTTACTCGTGTGTCGACGACTTTTGTAAATAATGGGGAAGTGTAAGTTTAACCCATCTTGGTTGCATAAAAGCACGTTCAGTGCGTGGGCTAAAACCAGTGGAAGGGAATGCTTTTGAGGCCCACTGTACTCTTTGCAAGAAAACGGTAAAACTTGGAACATTGGGTGTAAGGGCTTTAGAGTCACTTGCCCAGTCAGATAAacacaaaacccccccccccccccgtgaaaAGCCAACTACAAACTCCTGCCATCTCGTTGGTGTTCGCCCCTGCTTAGGGACCATCACCTGTGTCAAATGCTCCATTAGCGAGTGTGCCTGTCATACTGGGTAACTGTTTGGGAAAAAAGCATGTTTATTGATTACAAGGCTCAGTTATTTCTGATTCTATTTGTTACCATTTTGgacttgtttgacttgtgtactgTTATGTTCAGTcattgttcttatgttgaatggatataaatttactttgtaagtatttctgtgacttatttcttctttcatagtaattttccttcatactttttgccagtatggtcgtgaaataggtcttaaattctattcaaagtggacttaaaaggtcttaaaaagtcttaaatttatcttgttaaaacctgtaggaaccctggagtgaagtagaagtactccattattaaattaaacaaactccgacagtaaaaccaaaaataaaaaacaatttctaGGACTGAAAAGCAGCACTAAacggcccgagcacatgcattttgaagcgttgcatgagTTTTGCGCACTGCGGAGAGGAtgaaagcttcacttcctgcgcgCGTCACGTGATGTTGACCTTcatcaaaaacataaaacaaaaagtttctttttgtgttttaatgaactGAGATATTTGTAAGTTTGAAATAATCCTGGActaatttgttttctctgttcacTTTTAACAGCTGCACACATTGTCAGGTGGTCTCCAGATGGAGATAAATATGTGGTGGTGGTAGATGACGAGGTGAACATCTACAACCTGGAGACGCCGTCGGTGACTGAAACAATCACGAACCCCAAAAGAATCTCCTCTGTTAAGTTCTTAAATGTAAGTGTGTGAATACTTACACACACTGTGGCTTCTCTTAGTGATGTGGAGACAGTTGTGGTTGTGATGATTGTTTTTTACGAGGCCTGGttttgaaaataacaataaaccaCATATAAGATAACATGGatgttgtattgtgtttgttttcagaacTCCCTCCTGGGCGTCGCAGGAGATGATGAGATTGTGAGGTTGTGTGAATTGGAAAAACTGAAATGCAtgtgcagggtttcccccagtgctgtataggcctggcgggccgccaggctaagcgtcgcttgtttttttttatttaaaaaaaaaatccgtcactcgcgcacatcaacacttcacttcctcattgagccccgatccccaaacaaccccatcctattggtccaaacagtcacatgtcacatgtcccaccccgaccccttcactgaccctcggacatcagaacgctccttcaacacagtgttttactgaacataagtcaaaaccaaacataaacataaacctagtccgttacacgattaggctgcagctatttggttttatttatttaaaaatagggtacttcttatttcatacattttccacaaatatgaggaggactcaaatagccctacaaagttctgtgtttaatttatttcaaagtaggccgacacttgcctgtgtattttgtttgtttgttattttgttgcttgtctgtttgagtagctggctgaaagcaaagaagtagtatgcttaccttttattggtaaccaaacagttatggttcattgtttctgatataagaggcctgactgctatgttcacagcaaacttgaattttttttaatattaagtagggctgctaCTTACGattatttttctatcgattaatctgacgactattttatcgattagtcgattaatctaaacgattaattttcctccaaaaaaatcaaattgaccttttcaatttagttaattttattttgataacaacaaactgtatgtcaccatataatgcagcacaaaacaaaatgtaaacaaaggctcaaatattaaagtgcaaaactgtaggtttaaactagcaactccaacatgataaaaataaataaaaaagagggcttataagttaagtcagcagtgcaactcaaaaagatatcaaagtatctatttaaccccttatcaaaataaaaaagttaggtgtgcatattaaacaaagtgcaacatgtttagagtataagaaccCCCCcaccgcgggtgccttctagcagccctaccaccaggcttagcaagttttctgggggaaaccctgcatgTGTGAGTTCATCCTAACCGACATCCTAACCCTGTAAATgatataacaagctttcaataAACACAATTCTGCGAAACAAAGAAGATTGAAAAGACACAGTTACCTGCTGAGCTGCCGATCATCCACTGACCAACCGCTGTCGTCCCACAGGAGCTGGAACCTCCCACCCTCCTCGTGGAAGTGAACACCTCGGCCCGGCTGACGTGCCTCGCCGTGTGGAAACCTTCATCGGTGCAGCCGCCCGCtgaggaaccagcagctgctgcaacGTTATCTGAAGGTGACGACCGGACGTTCATCTCACAGGATCATTGTGTTGTTAAAGAGAAACCAGACACCAGCTGGGACAGGGAGTTTTTGTGTTGAAGGAGGTGAAATGAGAACATCATGATCTCAACCTTTACACTCACCTGAGCTTGTCTCCACTCAGCAGTTTGTATTTACAGTCAATGCAGCTTGAGgttgaatatatgaatatttacagtGTACTCAAGAAAACAAGCTCCCAATGAGTAATTTTCTAGAACATGGATTTATGTTTAATTCTCTTCCACTGAATAACTACAAAGCCTCTATATTTCACgtcctggttctgtctgtgtctcgtTAACACTCATCAtctgcctccctctgtccaCAGAACTCGCTCGAGAGCTTTCAAACAGCAAGAGAGTTCGAATTGCAACGGAAGTAGTCGTTCTGGAAGACGAGAGCAAacccagaaagaagaagaaaaaggccGTTGGAAAATGAAACGAGcagcaataaagaaaacatcttccaAAAATGTACATGCACTGTTTTATATATGTGaactattttttttgttgcacatGCTGGTACCTGTAATGGACACTGGGAGGTGCTACACACCATGTTTCACAGCTCTCAAGATCTGACTGTTCTTGAGATCaaatatttttgctgttgaTACTGAAGGGAAAAATTATATTAGTTAGATATCATTAGATTCCAGTTGTTCAGCCGTCGTCCTGACTAGTCTCACTAAGGGTTACTAtttattagtgctgtcaaacgattaaaatatttaatcgcgattaatcgcatttatgtcatagttaactcgtgattaatcgcaattaatctcaaatttgtatctattctaaatgtcccttcagttcattttttccatcattttttttccattttaatgctcttatcaacatggaaaggtggattggcttgctttatgcaaatgttttattttattgaaaaacaacattgccaaacagggcggtatcaaataaaattataaagtgcacatttcaggtaaacaaggactcagcctatagaaCAGAGAAACCAcgacttaatattaaaaaaaattcaagtttgctgtgaacatagcagtcaggccgcttatttcagaaacaatgaaccataacagttaggttaccaataaaaggtaagcctactacttctttgctttcagccagctactcaaacagacaagcaacaaaataacaaacaaacaaaatacacaggcaagcgtcggcctactttgaaataaactaaacacagaactttgtagggctatttgagtcctccccatatttgtagaaaatgtatgaaataagaagtaccttatttttaaataaataaaaccatatagctgcagcctaatagtgtaacggacttggtttatgtttatgtttggttttgtcgtatgttcagtaaaacactgtgttgaaggagcgttctgatgtctgagggtcagtgaaggggtcggaaGTGCACATGtccgtgtagaggataataaaagctactaaaccacgaagaagtttcGTGTTCTGTggaagcggggacgctacaatacctttaaaatatatattttagttggcgagatattaaaacaaaaagctagAGCAGGTCTGACTGgatccgaacacagatactgaagctgcagctgcagctctgctttaacttgcgttaaaaaaattgacgccgttaataacgcgttaaactgacaccCCTTCTATTTATATCAGAAGACCCACCAACCTACATATAAGGTTTTCTTGAGTGACATTCAATACAtcaaggagaacacacactgtcattgaatctcacgaaccaagaaaccagtcttaaaacaaacatatttaatcatatgaactagttaacaacacacattcatacggtGCAAGGAACACTtctttaaccttaaaataacATGAAGGactttatgaaaaatagataaattatcTATAAATCAGTAGAAGCAAgatatttaaacacacatttttcgtgttattcaatgagttatattttctagggacataaaactgttaatagtctacttaaaacagtgaactataaatatgtaaaatatgaatatctgctgatatatcctaataaatcttttgttgcaaaagttgcaactgaatcacttccCTCCTTTATTAAACCTCACATGTCTCGtacaataggactgaatcttaaaggggacatattatgaaaattccacttttgtagtgcttctccACGCTAATTTGGGTctctagcatgtctaccgtctcaaaaactctggaaaaaaaacactcccgcaatttgttgtggttcctctatgtcaaaGACATACGCaagatggcgtcgaatgggattaagATCAGAACACATCTCATAGTCACGCTACACGGCTCGGCTCCACCGGCCCTGTCAGCTCGCGGATCCGCCGGCCAGCTCGCAGGCCCATCCCCTGCGGAAAAATCTGGacgcttgtatctcgtgaaggagggaggaggggtgagaggggggtgggccactcaaaacaggtcaatctgaggagggctgttttagacagggtaaaagtGGTGCTGGTTTAAAGGAtacttgtggtattttgaccaaaatatgttacagacatttcattaagacccctatgaaccatatcaactgcggtaaaatgggcataatatgtctcctttaactctTTAACCACACTCAGAGGAACTAggcggtttctctcctgtatgactcctcatatgtttatttagatttgaCCTGtcgctaaatcttttaccacactcagagcaactaaacggtttctctcctgtatgaatcatcatatgtttatttaggtTTGACCTGtcgttaaatcttttaccacactcagagcaactaaacggtttctctcctgtatgaatcctcatgtgTCTATTTAGATCGCCGCTTTGGTCAAATTTTTTACCACACTTAGAGCAACTAAACCgtctctctcctgtatgaatcctcatatgtttatttagatctgACCTTTTGATACATCTTATACCACACTCCGGGCAAGTTAACAGTTTTTCtcttgtatgaatcctcatatgtttgtTTAGATTTGACCtgtggttaaatcttttactacacacagagcaactaaacggtttctctccagtatgaatattcatatgtgtatttatatcgCCCCTTTCGATAAattttttaccacactcagagcaactgaacggtttctctcctgtatgaatcctcatatgtctaacTAGATGGCCCctatggttaaatcttttaccacactcagagcaactgaacggtttctctcctgtatgaatcctcatatgtctatttagatggcccctatgtttaaatcttttatcacactcagagcaactaaacggttttttttctgtcttacatcccatatcatttagaggctgtttgttatttcttgtatttaaaccagtctgagtttccctggtctccatccaatcatcctcactgacttcagtctcagaagagtcttcagtcttgtcctcaggacctggttgtgaatgtccatcaggacctgagttcctggctggttctggtcctccacagtccgctctgttctcattcgtctcactcggatgaagctttgacaatttaagtttctcttcatcttcttcactcttcacagcgacaggagtcaatgtgaacttgatatcagcctcctccagtccttgaagctgctgtccatcctgattggtccacggttcctcctgttcctctttaatgtgggggggctctgggtcctcctggtccacaagggggctccactgctgctgctcagaggtaacttcttctttaatcaccatcagttgctggacgtcggcaggacacactgaaacacaaatacacacgttttcatttcagagtttcctgaagtgttttgaaaaacttgtgttgtgtcgtttaatgtcgactgttgtgatttttgaatgatcacattcaggaagtagagatgttgaggttgtttacagttggtgtaacgacgcagctcgtaaaggaagcagcataaaacaaagggtttctggtaaaacagtttttcatacacagcagcaggttttctgcacagactcgttcacaacagcatcaaatcctcctcattattcaggtgagaggtggagcagctgggtgcagcagacagagacaggaagtggcgtattaactccgctgcttGAGCTGATGCTAGATAACGTCAGCCTGTGAGCGGTTCCTCCTCGATTATGGaaataaatcataatcacgattatttttgacaatattgaaatcacgattattcaaacaattacttttgagtttgaaaacatgatgcatttattcagtatttctctccaaaaaaacactttgtaaatgagaactttgaaatttcctatcattattaaatgtccccatctgcccccccactacaagcacacaagcagacagacagagagagaaagagaggggtgggggatggctatgaggaccatcatcatttacccctgaaccccgacattgaacgggtaacatacaacaacaagtgAAAAATCGCAGGCTGACCGGTGCGGAGAAATgcgggtccggtgtgaacagccaggcAGGTGCGTGCTTGAGAATGGCGCTGCGCGGCGCGGTCGCTACATTGTGTGGTTCTGCTCCTCGTTGGATTCTTTGAATCTGAAGTGTTCCCATACAAGAGAATTGTTTCGACCCTTTTTgtcgatcagacggggctgccctccctcaGCCATTTTCCAcccgcgctgttttttaaataccgccggtcaccacacacacaactcgccttcttcactttacagctgctttaaagtgagtgccagtcagcatATGCAATTTCCGAAAATTGTTTTAACTCGATAATattagtttggagatcgtttgacccaaagATCGAAATCGCGATTGAAATTCgattaattgcacagccctacACTTAGGCTGTCTTTATTAGGGATGGGCGTAATTAAGCGACGATCAATTAATAGATCATTAAGAGTTTCGttgatgacattattttgtcatcgacgaaattctgttgcgttcactgccaacactgcgaagctatacgtctccatgagcgcatgaggagtccactgctcttcttcaagaaggaggtcggaatatccgagttgcctgaacgcagcacagtgaggaggttagcagctgtaggaagcagcccggagttatACTCTACAAGCCCCGCTGAAAGaccagcagctagccgctgagagctagctggatttgatggttctcgacctctcagtctggttgttgtcacgtcctcactcccggaacccctcacccagacccgggtctgtccgggttcgCTCCCCGTAGACTgcgggtccgtgtgcggacatgaagccgagctccgcagctagcctCCGGAGCTAGCAGAGGACAAAGCCGGGTCTGgttgaggggttccgggagtgaggacgtgacaacaaccggagtAATAGGTCGAGAACCGCgaaatccagctagctctcagcggcttgctgctctctcagcggggcttaagAGTACAACAGCGCATATTTTCatgtgtaaccattgaacggatcccatttaactgccacaagagttgttcatcttgcaATAAacatctcaatgaggaaacacgctgtattttttctattttcactgcattttaacagcctataaatagtgaattttaatataaaaatattaacgaTTTAttgaaaattcgtcattaacacTCCTGACGATCgaataagacaatttaatcgaatgcccatccctaatctttgttattgtcaacatgaataataaggtcaccaacaataataatgctatcggtctttaggactaggtttgataaaactCTGGGAATTCCCTAAAAAATTccgtataagccccaggagtaCGGTAAACTACAGCAagtatgattggctgttggtgttccTTGGATTGGTGTGGAAGaataagaacaagacattcaaatgagttgtagctgagtttaggtttaggattaattgatagactggagttaaaaatagctgcAAATCCACCTCCTCGGCCGAATTCTCTGTGAACATGcaaatttatatgactggggggggggggagtagattcatttagaccaggggtctcaaactcgcggccctCGGGACAATTGCGGCCCTCggatattttgtggcccccaccttaatatgaaagtttaatgtagTGCGGCCCG contains the following coding sequences:
- the LOC133017991 gene encoding oocyte zinc finger protein XlCOF19-like — its product is METRETQTGLNTRNNKQPLNDMGCKTEKKPFSCSECDKRFKHRGHLNRHMRIHTGEKPFSCSECGKRFNHRGHLVRHMRIHTGEKPFSCSECGKKFIERGDINTHMNIHTGEKPFSCSVCSKRFNHRSNLNKHMRIHTREKLLTCPECGIRCIKRSDLNKHMRIHTGERRFSCSKCGKKFDQSGDLNRHMRIHTGEKPFSCSECGKRFNDRSNLNKHMMIHTGEKPFSCSECGKRFSDRSNLNKHMRSHTGEKPPSSSECG